GTCCACTCTGGAGCATACTGATAAATCCAAGGGCTCTTCAAAAATCTGAACATAATTTCTGACTTTATTACTAAACCATTCACTCCATTATTGCGATAATGTTTCCTACGCGATATTTTGAAATAATTTATccattcaacatttttttttctaactgcgCAAGCTGGAGATATCATTGCGCAAGCAGTTTTGTCTAGTGCGGCATTgcacgaaaaaaaatcaaggttaaacgaaataaaaaaaatatatgaattcctCACGGTGAGTTAAAATTATTCGAAATCTATGGCATGGACATTTTCATTTTCTGACATTGTCCCGTTAGACATGCTAGAGAAATTATCCACCTTCATTTGGCGAGAAAAGGGGGTATATTGTGTGGATATTGATGCTCAAGGTGAAAAGGAAGTCGTGTGTATTGTGGCTAGCTAGTATGTTCAACACACGTacttgagtgagtgaatgtgagtgtgtgtgtgcgtgtgtgtgtgtgtgtgtgtgtgtgtgtgtgtgtgtgtgtgtgtgtgtgtgtgtgtgtgtgtgtgtgtgtgtgtgtgtgtgtgtgtgtgtgtgtgtgtgtgtctgtgtgtgtgtgggggggggagctgcgtgcgtgcgtgcgtgcgtgcgtgcgtgcgtgtgtgtgtgtgtatttgtgtgtgtgtgtatgtgcgtgtgtaagcagtCAATAGGACTCTTatgtcacatatatgtatgtatgtatatatatatatatatatatatatatatatatatatatatatatatatgatataaagatatatagatatatatatatatatatgataaaaaaaaattatatatatgtatatatatatatatatatatatatatatatatatatatatatatgtatatgatatgcatataatatatatacattatatatatatatatatatatatatatagatagatagatagatagatagatagatagatagatagatagatagatagatatagatatttatgtgtgtgtgtgtgtgtgtgtgtgtgtgtgtgtgtgtgtgtgtgtgtgtgtgtgtgtgtgtgtgtgtgtgtgtgtgtgtgtgtgtgtgtgtgtgtgtgtgtgtctgtgcgtgtgtggggggggggagctgcgtgcgtgcgtgcgtgcgtgcgtgcgtgcgtgtgtgtgtgtgtatttgtgtgtgtgtgtatgtgcgtgtgtaagcagtCAATAGGACTCTTatgtcacatatatgtatgtatgtatatatatatatatatatatatatatatatatatatatatatatatatatgatataaagatatatagatatatatatatatatatatatatatatgataaaaaaaaattatatatatgtatatatatatatatatatatatatatgtatatgatatgcatataatatatatacattatatatatatatatatatatatatatatagatagatagatagatagatagatagatagatagatagatagatagatatagatatttatatatgtgtgtgtgtgtgtgtgtatgtgtttgtgtgtgtgtgtgtgtgtgtgtgttagtgtgtttgtgtgtgggtgtgtgagtgtgtgtgtgtgtgtgtgtgtgtgtgtgtgatataatatatatatatatatatatatatatatatatatatatatatatatatatatagatagatagatatagatagatagatatatagatatataaatacatatcatatatatgtgtgtgtgtatgtgtacatatatatatatatatatatatatatatatatatatatatatatatatatatttatatatatatatatatatatatatatatatatatattgtatatatgtgtgtgtgtatgtgtacacacatacacacacacacacacacacacacacacacacacacacacacacacacacacacacacacacatatatatatatatatatatatatatatatatatatatatatatatatgtatgtatatatatatatatatatatatatatatatatatatatatgtacacatacacacacatatatatgatatgtatttatatatttatatattatatatgtgtgtgtgtgtgtgtgtgtatgtatatatatatatatatatatatatatatatatatatatatatatatatgtatgtatgtatgtataaacacacacacgcacacacacacgcacgcacacgcacactcacacacactcctctaTAGTGTGGCAGATTAGACGTAAACAAAGCAAAAGGACTTCACTGCATCGCGCATTGCTCAGTCTAACGCCTTCTCGAGAGAAATCACTTTCCAGCCTCGTCCAGCACCCTGTCATGCGCGCTTATTTTTCCATGAATCGCGGCGTGACGTCATACCACCCAAAAATATGCGATACAACCGAATGCTCCTTGATGTGtttaatcttctttctttctttctttctttgtcttgtatTTAGTGTGTTACGAATGGTAAATAACAACACTTATGTGACAAAgggtgaaaaaaaacataaaacaaaaacaaaacaaacgcattCAACGAGGGAAGTAAAaaatgatgacgtcacatagTCATGACGAGTATATAATGCATGGTTGGCTGACCTGTTGACCTTGAATTCCTGGTCGACattttcaatacacacacacacacacacacacacacacacacacacacacacacacacacacacacacacacacacacacacacacacgcacgcacacactcacacactcactcactcacaatcacacacactcacactcacacacactcgctctctcacacacacacacacacacacacacacacacacacacacacacacacacacacgcacgcacgcacgcacacacacacacacacacacacacacacacacacacacacacacacacacacacacacacacacacacacacacacacacacacacgctcacacactcatactcacacacacacacacacacacacatgtgtatatgtatatacatatatatatatatatatatatatatatatatatatatatatatatatatatacaagtatttttcttatagaaagtgcttacaaagaatagaaaacatgtaatgcaaaaacatttgaaaaaacaaggtacataacaatagtaaaatgcaaaagaggcaaactaaccattcgacagtcgaatggttagtttgcctcttttgcattttactattgttatgtaccttgttttttcaaatgtttttgcattacatgttttctattctttgtaagcactttctataagaaagatacttgtatctgttttagcactgaggatggagattgcatctccgaaacgtctgcaacaatgaagtttttctcagcagtattggttttccttttcctgNNNNNNNNNNNNNNNNNNNNNNNNNNNNNNNNNNNNNNNNNNNNNNNNNNNNNNNNNNNNNNNNNNNNNNNNNNNNNNNNNNNNNNNNNNNNNNNNNNNNNNNNNNNNNNNNNNNNNNNNNNNNNNNNNNNNNNNNNNNNNNNNNNNNNNNNNNNNNNNNNNNNNNNNNNNNNNNNNNNNNNNNNNNNNNNNNNNNNNNNNNNNNNNNNNNNNNNNNNNNNNNNNNNNNNNNNNNNNNNNNNNNNNNNNNNNNNNNNNNNNNNNNNNNNNNNNNNNNNNNNNNNNNNNNNNNNNNNNNNNNNNNNNNNNNNNNNNNNNNNNNNNNNNNNNNNNNNNNNNNNNNNNNNNNNNNNNNNNNNNNNNNNNNNNNNNNNNNNNNNNNNNNNNNNNNNNNNNNNNNNNNNNNNNNNNNNNNNNNNNNNNNNNNNNNNNNNNNNNNNNNNNNNNNNNNNNNNNNNNNNNNNNNNNNNNNNNNNNNNNNNNNNNNNNNNNNNNNNNNNctgtctgtatgtgtctcccTCTATCATCCttctatatctgtccatctatatatctgtctgtcgctctctttagCCGTCAGTCTCAGTCTCCGTTTCTGtcagtttatctgtctctgcctctctgtctcgctctctctatatatatgtacatacacacacacaactatatatgtgtgtgtgtgtgtgtgtgtgtgtgtttgtgtgtgtgcgtatgtttacaactctatctatcaatctctatccaTTGCTGTCTTTCTGCATTTTATCCATCAGATAATATATACTATCCAGAGAATATTACTTATTGATTTCACTAGTTCTCTTATGGAATTAGTTCCCTCACTAAGTTGAGTGCATTTCGCCGATAaactaatatatgcatatatggtaaCTATTCTGCAGCAACTCTTTTTGTTATATAATTAATGCTTGAATGACAGCTCTCTACACTGAAATAGTCTTAGAGGGTGGATAAGTGCTTTGGCGTCTTCCCTGGGTTGTCTGAAGGGTATGTGCGCTGTTCTGCAAATACTTTACCAAGATACCGTTCTGCGTCTCTCTGTGTGGATGtggttgtctctctatctctgtctgtctctctttctctttctctgtctgtctgtctgtctgtctgtctgtctgtctgtctgtctctctctctctctctctctctctctctctctctctctctctctctctctctctctctctctctctctctctctctctctctctctccctctctttcttttctgtctgcttgtctgtaagGATGAATATTTGGTTACCTGCCTGTCTGTTCgttcatgtctctgtctctctttctccctctctcctccaccctatcccttgaacccccatctctctcactcatgctcTCTCGTATAATTATGGCGCAATACCCACGCCGCCGCAAATTCCCGTAAATTGCCAGACATTGGCACTCTGCCAGCTGACTTTCTTGGAATTTGTCgggccctttccctttcccaactCCTCTGAGCTCCCTTAGTAGGATAGCTAGATAACCTAGATGAGTGGCTTATAGGTGTTCGCGTAGTATTGTGTGTCTGTCAGTAGACGGTCCCAAATAAAGTATTGGTATCTTTAAAATCGTTATCTCACGTTATCTCCAACTTCAGATCATTCTGTGTTGCGAAGAGGAAACTTTTTTACAATTTACTTATCAATATATACAAGTGTAACTTCTATAAAGATGATCTCCCTTCTATTCTTCCCGTTCACCTTCATAACCTTACCCAAGGTCTTCTTTGCCAAAATGGGACACTTGCTAGATTTCTGCTACTTTACATCAATAAACTTTTTCTGCCATTGGAATAGcataatgataaatgatttcGGGAACTCATGATACCAATCCTCACAGTCAATAGCTATCTGTATCACTAGGTCTTCCAGAACTttagaaaatcagagaaaaactTCAGGATGCTAGTTAGCAGTCTAGCGATTCTTGCTAGTCGCTCACTTACTACACGAGCCAGATCAGTCACGACAAAAACATTGGAGTGGGAAGTGTGGCGGAAGAGTTGCtcgtttatttttaatttttgttacgGTTTCGAGGTTGTGTTACGTTCATTAACCATGAGGATGTGAAGAATATATTATCATGTGGCGACTGCTGAGTTCGTTAACAAGAGGTGAGTTttgattgattatttttttttactttcttgaaGTAAGCATCTCGGAAGAATATTTGTTTTCTTATGATCTGTTTATCTCTGACAGTTTCCTCTTTCATGTCTGATAAGGATTTCAAGTGACATGGGTAGCATGCGTATTGATGATTTATAAGTCTTGAGAGATTTATAATAGCAGTAAGACATAAAGGCTGTATTGTTATGCATAAATTTCGACCTTCAATGTATGACCTCTGTgggttttttctctcccttcccaccataTAATTTTCGTCAAGCACtcggcatttttctctctctgggggATAACCGCGTGGTATTacgttatatttttattaatttaacgGAGGAATAATAGAATTTAATGGATTCTTGGGTCATTAAGTTTGTAGTGAAGGTATAAAGTGCTTTgggtaatatgaatataaatgcggTTTGCTCGGTTACCCTGAAACTGAATTACAGGTGACAAAAAGCTGAAGGAAGAATCACTTTACCATGAAATATAttaggaatgagaaagaataatgatCTCAATCTTTTTAGAATGGACATATCATATAGACATGAGTACTAATTgagatgcaattttttttttattgtcctttcttTGATCTAAGTATGTGGTTATAATTgattaagggaaagagagaacaaaatgtaaagattaagagaaaggttTATGAGGTTGGCAGGGATTACAGCTCATGTTGCAGTCATGCTAAACAAAATTTTATTACCCTCATTAGTGGAGGACAGAGGTTAGCGGCACTCAGTTGAATGACTTTCAGTAATGCTTTTTCTCTACTTGCTTCTCTGTTTTTTAATTAGGAACCCATTcagtctctgtatgtctgtctgtctctgtctgtctccatatctctccctgtcatgttctctcctctccatctccatccccatctcctctcctctcctctcctctcctctcctctcctctcctctcctctcctctcctctcctctcctctcctctcgtctcctctcctcttctttctcatctcttctcctctcctctctctcttctcctctcctctctctcttcttctctcctctcctctctctcttcttctctcctctcctctctctcttcttctctcctctcctctctctccactcctctcctctcctctctctccactcctctcctctcctctcctctccactccactcctctcctctcctctccactcctctcctctcctctcctctcctctcctctcctctcctctcctctcctctcctctcctctcctctcctctcctctcctctcctcccctttcctctcctcttctctcctcctctctcccctcctctctcccctcccctcccctcccctcccctccccatatctcATCTCGTCtcatctcactcctctcctctcctctcctctcctctcctctcctctcctctcctctcctctcctctcctctcctctcctcccctcccctcccctcccctcccctcccctcccctcccctttcctctcctcctctctccttccctctcccctccccttccctcttatctcatctcatctcgtCTCATTCATcacatctcatctcatctcccctccAAATCTAaatatctttccctcccctcccctcccctctcctcccctcccctcccctcccctctcctatcctctcttcccctctcctctcctctcctctcttcccctctcatctcctctctcctctcctctcctctcttcccctctcatctcctctctcctctcctctctcctcctctcatctcctctcttcccctttcctttcctctcctcctctctcccctcccctccctttatctcatcTTGTCTCAtctcactcacctcacctcacctcacctcacctcacctcacctcacctcatctcatctcatctcatctcacctcatctcatctcacctcacctcacctcacctcacctcaccccacctcacctcacctcacctcacctcacctcacctcacctcacctcacctcacctcacctcacctcacctcacctcacctcacctcacctcacctcacctcacctcacctcacctcacctcacctcacctcacctcacctcacctcacctcacctcacctcacctcacctcacctcacctcacctccactataaatctaaatatcttcccctcccctctgccccccctcccccccctctctctctctctacaaataaCTTAGACTTGTGACCCACCCCTGCATGCAGACATAAGgaagcatgcatacattcatatgcattatCGATCATGGGGCAAGTCAACCAGGAGGGTTTTCAGGATCATGTGACTCCTCAAAATTATTTTGCATCCCCTCTGGGGGTCAGGTCCCCCACCTTGAGAACCACTGCTTTAGAGAACCTACagccttattctctttttttatggttttgttttattttttatgccGAGTGTATATTttgaatgttatttatttatttatttttttttcaaacaacaTTAGAGATGCCATTGTCTTATTCTATTACTAATGACTGTCTCTTGAACTGTGGCAATGTAAATACAACATAAAATGACTAACAAATCCTGACCagatctcttcctcatctctttcagGTTTTAGATCGGTCCGTCCCACTCATTGTTGTTCTCAAGAGGGTCCAGATGACAAATCCAGAAAGCGGTTTGATTTTCAGTGCCAATTTCTGTCCACAAGACGTCCCTGCCACACATCTCAAAAGACTCAACATCTTGACCACAGAGGAGATGATGAGGCAAAGTACTATAGACGCTGTTCGGAGTCATCTGCCCGGCTAGAAACCTGGAAAAGTCTTCCAACattacagaaaaagagagaccatGGTGACTGGGTCTTCTGCAATGTGGATTTTAAGGAAAAACAGAGCAAGTGGGGAAGGTCCTGCCGATGGAAGAGCAGGGAAAGGTTTTTGTGGACGCATTCCATACTCCAAGGGTTGGGATGGGTAAGTGAAGTTCTCCTGAAACATTGTACAAgcttgattgatttatttatatttatttagtcCTATAATGAAGGGAGAAACTAGGTCATGTATTAAATATTttgtaacaatatataatatattgtgaacatttttgttaacatattttCTTCTCACAGTCTGAAATGTGTTTTCAGGGTTCAGTTGTGGCCTTGACTTACTCACTGTATCAAGGATGGGGTGATCTACAAcgtgagagagaggcaaggaaatcCATCCATAAGTGGTACAGTGAGAAAAATAAATGTCATAATGATtatcagaaagaaaataattggaaAAATTTTGAAAGCAGCCAATCCTGGAATAATAGCTTTGCCCAAAACCATATAAACCTATGGTTGTTCCAGAATGGGCATCAGTATCCCTTTATTAGCTCTCTAGATTCAGATTACCAACATAGGCACCCGATTATTCACCCCGACATTGATATCTCATCTGCTCAAGAACTGTCAAAATCACTTTTCAGTGCTCTTTGGAATCTAGCGGATGTTCAAAAAGATTTTAGTTTTGCATTAAAGAGTAATGTTAGAGATGAAGGAAACCAAAAGAATGACCATCAGGCCTTTCATGACAACATTCTTGAAGATTTAGAGGAAACCAAAACATTATCTTCTGTGGATGTGTTGCACAAGCCAGACCCTGTAGAGGCAGAGTCAAAAGTGTACATTGAAGAACATGCTTTTGATGCTCAAGAAAGTATAACTGGATCTGATGCTTCTTACAAGCTTGAGAATGAACTACCAATAGAAGAACCTGTAAAAGTTTTTGATGTTAAGGAGGTTGGAAGGAAATCGTACTATGAAGATAGCAATGTCACTCAAGATAATTTCAGCAATGATAGTGGTCACAGCTCAGGGACAAACAGGCCAAGCATTCAGCAGGAGAAAGAAcaggataataatgaagattttgaTGATGACTTGAAAAAGGTAATGAATAATTATACTTTTTGTACTCTACACAGAATGCAAATGATATTTAAGTTCCAAGTTTtatattatgtcattatttttgtttcctgtgtgtgtgttattacatTATAACTTACAGTTATAAGCTGGACATGAAAGAATATTTACTTCATTACCTAGGAGTTACTTTTGAAACAGTTTTCCTGTTGTAGTTCATCATAATGAGGGATTGGCAGATGTAGCAAAGATTTTTGCTGTATAAAATGTCTAATCCATATGAATATTGACAATTATTACAAGCTTCATGTTTTTTGTCAGATTTTGGATGAAGGTATTCAAGACATCAGAATACTTCAGGGGGAGCTCAGAAGTGCGATAGAAGAGGATTTTGCTCGTAGCAATGAGAGTTCCAGCCCAGGAGCAGCCCTTGTGTATTTCCAAGTAGGGACAATGCTTGGTGACCCAGATTCGACATTCAACCTGGCCCTCTGTCATCACTTTGGCCGAGGTGTTAAGCAGGACATGAAGAAGGTGGGGAATTggctgtattcatttattttaaagTGGGAAGATTGGTAGTTGACAAGTTGTAGATATTAGTATTTATCAAACTGTATAGAATGTTTCCATTGCCAATAACTTTTACTTTTTCACCTGGTCATTTCAGTTACTGCATTGTAACAAAGGGAAGAAACTATACTgtacttcattttattttttattaagacAAAGATCTACTTGATGAATTGGGGATGATGGTTGACAAATTGAGAGAATAGAGATGATGATCATTAATTAAT
The nucleotide sequence above comes from Penaeus vannamei isolate JL-2024 chromosome 6, ASM4276789v1, whole genome shotgun sequence. Encoded proteins:
- the LOC113824439 gene encoding uncharacterized protein, with protein sequence MWRLLSSLTRGFRSVRPTHCCSQEGPDDKSRKRFDFQCQFLSTRRPCHTSQKTQHLDHRGDDEAKYYRRCSESSARLETWKSLPTLQKKRDHGDWVFCNVDFKEKQSKWGRSCRWKSRERFLWTHSILQGLGWGSVVALTYSLYQGWGDLQREREARKSIHKWYSEKNKCHNDYQKENNWKNFESSQSWNNSFAQNHINLWLFQNGHQYPFISSLDSDYQHRHPIIHPDIDISSAQELSKSLFSALWNLADVQKDFSFALKSNVRDEGNQKNDHQAFHDNILEDLEETKTLSSVDVLHKPDPVEAESKVYIEEHAFDAQESITGSDASYKLENELPIEEPVKVFDVKEVGRKSYYEDSNVTQDNFSNDSGHSSGTNRPSIQQEKEQDNNEDFDDDLKKILDEGIQDIRILQGELRSAIEEDFARSNESSSPGAALVYFQVGTMLGDPDSTFNLALCHHFGRGVKQDMKKARNLYEAASRKGHGGATFNLAILVSQGQGGSANLPRARRLLALAAERGVEEARIALQQIDEKEESENDVYKEGGLSRTQSEPTLSSAPSSNWSSSYSTTDLDILEDSLGFVSMEINARTRPVFHLT